Proteins encoded together in one bacterium window:
- a CDS encoding phosphatidylglycerophosphatase A codes for MRRFLIKLLATFFGTGYFPIAPGSAGSLAAAAIIWFLIPNNSIHYIIIIFILIPIVARLCGHGKNFWGKTDARKIVIDEALGMAITYIWIPKKISLFLIGFLLFRLYDIVKIPPASRAEKIPGGWGVLLDDVISGIYANIGLWILIL; via the coding sequence ATGAGGAGATTCTTAATCAAGCTTTTGGCAACATTTTTTGGAACGGGCTACTTCCCCATAGCACCAGGCAGCGCAGGAAGCCTTGCAGCGGCGGCGATAATATGGTTTCTCATTCCTAATAATTCGATACATTATATAATTATTATATTTATTTTGATTCCTATTGTCGCCCGGCTATGTGGTCACGGCAAAAATTTTTGGGGCAAAACCGATGCAAGAAAAATAGTTATTGACGAAGCTTTGGGAATGGCGATAACATATATCTGGATACCCAAGAAAATATCACTATTTTTAATAGGATTTTTATTATTTAGATTATATGATATAGTCAAAATTCCGCCCGCCTCAAGGGCAGAAAAAATACCTGGTGGTTGGGGAGTGCTGCTCGATGATGTGATATCAGGGATTTATGCAAACATCGGGCTGTGGATTCTGATACTTT